From one Peptoniphilaceae bacterium AMB_02 genomic stretch:
- a CDS encoding DUF2200 domain-containing protein: MKNEKVYKMAFAKVYPLLVNKVEKKSRTKDELNQVIYWLTGYDEEGLKAQLEREVDYRTFFEEAPKLNPNADMIKGVVCGVRVEEIEEPLMQKIRWLDKLVDELAKGKSMEKILRE, encoded by the coding sequence ATGAAAAATGAAAAGGTATATAAAATGGCATTTGCCAAGGTCTATCCATTATTGGTAAACAAAGTCGAGAAAAAGAGTCGTACTAAAGATGAATTGAATCAAGTGATATATTGGCTAACAGGTTACGATGAGGAAGGACTTAAAGCTCAATTAGAAAGAGAAGTTGACTATCGTACTTTTTTTGAAGAAGCTCCAAAGCTTAATCCCAATGCAGATATGATTAAAGGGGTAGTTTGTGGGGTTAGAGTTGAAGAAATAGAAGAACCATTGATGCAAAAAATACGATGGTTGGATAAACTTGTGGATGAATTGGCAAAAGGTAAGAGTATGGAGAAGATATTAAGGGAATAA
- a CDS encoding YdeI/OmpD-associated family protein yields the protein MKFKTDLIEIASKKIIHIPVEYSQSLPSRGLVMAKVTIADISAILPIEPDGKGSHWFELDENFIKDLDLESLENLEIDLEPIKEWPEPDMPEDILTGLESEGLIEFWNSITTKAKWEWLRWIRSTSNPDTRAKRIEVASSKMKAGDKRPCCFNASSCTVPEVSKSGVLKDY from the coding sequence ATGAAATTTAAAACAGATTTAATTGAAATTGCTTCCAAAAAAATCATTCATATTCCCGTTGAGTATAGTCAGTCACTTCCATCTAGAGGATTGGTGATGGCTAAAGTAACAATCGCTGACATCTCTGCCATACTGCCTATCGAGCCTGATGGAAAAGGAAGCCATTGGTTTGAACTGGATGAGAATTTTATAAAAGACTTGGATTTAGAGAGCCTAGAAAATTTAGAAATAGATTTGGAACCCATTAAAGAATGGCCTGAACCTGACATGCCCGAAGATATTTTAACTGGTCTTGAATCTGAAGGATTAATAGAGTTTTGGAATAGCATAACGACAAAGGCAAAATGGGAATGGCTTAGATGGATACGCTCTACAAGCAATCCCGATACTCGCGCAAAACGTATAGAGGTCGCCAGTTCAAAAATGAAAGCTGGAGACAAAAGACCATGCTGTTTCAATGCATCCAGCTGTACAGTTCCCGAAGTTTCGAAATCTGGAGTGCTAAAGGATTATTAG